A window of Hordeum vulgare subsp. vulgare chromosome 5H, MorexV3_pseudomolecules_assembly, whole genome shotgun sequence genomic DNA:
TGTCGCGAGTACCGAGGCGGGAGCGCTGCCTCGGCATCGCTGAGATGGACGAGCATGCCATAGCGGTGTGGTGCCAACAATTCATGCAGGGCGTCCTCGACGAGCGTGGATTCTTTACACAAAGGAGGGTGGAGCGAGCCACCTATCGCGAGGAGCGTATGCGGAAGCAGGACACACTCTTCAATATCAAGCTCAAAGAAGCGTCGACCTGGGACCCCGACGATGAATGATGGGCTGACGCATTCATCACGATGAAGGAGTCGGAGGAGGACACCAGCAAGTCGAAGGAAGATGACAAGGAGTAGTTTTTATCCTTTTCATCTTTTTTTTATCTATGAACTATGTTTTTGTCTATGAAATATCGACGAGGAGTAATTTCTATCTATGAACTATGGTTGAAATATGGGTGGCGAGCTGAACTTTTAGCACGCCTGCTGAAGCGTTACAGCGGCGTGCTAAAATTTACAGCGTCCGGTGAAGCAAATGCCTACTCGCACGCAAAAAGACCTTTGTGCGCGTTGTAAAATTACTTTTGCGCGCCGCGCCTGCGCGCTTTTGTCGGGGATGCTCTTAGATGGATGATGCTAGCGATGAACGAGACCAAATTAAAATCTTATCTAACTGAGTTATAGTTCCCATAATTCTTTTACAGCGTCAAAATAGTGTTTTTACGCACGGAAACGACAAAGTGATTTTTCAGATGCACAAAAACACGGTATCCAATCCGAGATCCTCACCTACAACAGCCCAGATTTTACAGCACGCATAGTCCGACATCTAAAATTTGCAGTCCGGGATACCGCTTTTAGCGCGTGCGTTAAAGTTTTTCATACACATTTTATTTTAGAGCGTCTGCTAAAATGTTGTTTTCTTCTCTCAGACGCACACAAACGATGGTTTTAACACGTGGGGCATTTTTTGGGCGCGCGTTGAAGATGCTCTTCGGGTTCCTCGATCCTTCATGTCTCCATGCATTTGTAGAGAGAGATGCGGGTTGGGCCACGGTATTTTCCCTTACGAGGAGGCTCTGGCTGCTCGGCCCAGAATTTGACGCGGCCCATCCAGCCCGGCCCAGCCGACGCGGCCACGCCGCTCTCTTCTTCCTGAGCACAGAAGGAAAGCCGATCCAGTTCCAGTTCCACACACCTCCTCTCCGGCGAGCGAGAAGAGATGGCGGCGGTGCAGGTCGCGTACGCGCTCTCCGTGCCGCTCCTCTCGGTGCTGCTCGGCGGGGCAGTCGCGCTCGTCTTCCTCGCCGGCTACCTGCGCCGCAAGCGCGCCGACATCGCGCACGTGCCCccctccgccgtcgccgccgccccggaCCTGCCCAAGCAGGTCCGCCCCGCCGCCCAGAACAAGAAGGGACGGCCCCAGCACCACCACGCCTCCGCCGCCGACAAGGTCCACCCccatctcatctcatctcatctcatcttGTCTCCACCCCCATCTCGCTCACACGCATCCTGCATACTACTACTAGTTACATACAGGGATCCATGATCCCGCGCACATACTAGCTAGTATCGATCTTACTCTCACAGATAGGGATCCATGCTGTCTTCGGTTGCAGGCAACTGTGTTCACTACCGATTAGATTCGGAGTGTATTGTAGGAGAGCATCCATTCCTGCACTTTCTATTGGAATGTATACATGCATAGTTCAATAGACATATTGGAATGTGCGGTGAGTGTGGTCTCAGCTGAATTGTGTGTTTTCTtccaggaggcggccaagaagcacCACCGCCTCGACCTCAACACCCTCAGGGGACACACCGACTGCGTCACTGCGCTTGACTTCTCCAGCGACGCCTGCAACCTAGCCACCGGTGAGCCTACCCTCAGCCTGCCATTCGATCAGGATCTATCATGCTTACGCACAGAAACGTTTTAATTTCCCCTCCTATCTATTTATTTGTCTGGCTGATATGGCAAGCCTCATTTATTTGTCTGGCTGATACGGCGCGCCTTAGTGATAAATTAAACGGTTTCCACCTGGGCACCAATCATCCAGTTTGCATAACATCACACTTGGTCGACCAATCACAGCTGCTTCCCTGAATTCGTTGTTTCATATTTATATGTTTGCTGCTCTTCTCGAGGCAGTAGCATGTGCGGATGGAGCTGTAAGGATATCTATTTGTTTTGGGCCATAACTTTCTCAAATTTTCTCGCACACTTCAGTTATTTGTCAAGCTCATGCGGCTTGTTTGGTGATAATTAAAGGATCCTGCCTTGGAATGACTCAACCagtttgggaaacgttgcatttgATCAACCAATCATGTCCGCTTCCCCGAATTTCAGTATTTATATGTTTGCTGCATCTTCTTGTGGCAGTATGCGCGGATGGGGTTGTGAGAGTATTCAGGATCGATGATGCGTCAAGCAAGAGCTTTAAGTAAGTCATTTCATTCTATGCGAGTTATCCCTTGTTACAACATATTCTAACATGACGAGGGTTTTGCAGGATTCTGAAGATAAACTTGCCTGCTGGGGCACATCCCACTGCCATCGCTTACTCAGAAGGGTCATCATCCGTTGTTGTGGCAGCACAGGCGCTGTTAGGCTCGTCGCTCTACATGTATGCGGATGTTGGTGCTCCTCCAACTGGGGGAAACAAACAGCAGGGCAAGCTTTCTCCTCCTGAGATCAAGTGGGATCACAAAAAGATTCATGGCAAGGAATCAGTGCTGAACCTTGCGGCAGCTCGTGCGACTCATGGGACTGGTGATGGGAGCACAATAGTGATTTCTTGCTCTGAAGGTATGGGCTGTGTACATTCTTAAGATTGTTTCCGTTTTAAGTAGTTACTCATGAATCAGGATTGCTTACTGCAATAAGTAGCCTCtaaatcaagatgcaatgagctgCGAACATGCATAATTAATGTGTCAATTTAGATCTTAATTTTTATTTTACCATTCATTATTTCGCCATGAATCGTAATACTGTATATGAGCTAGAGCTTTTTTCATGTATGCTGCAAGCAGTACTGTACAGTGTAGAATGCATAATAAACTAGTAAGCTTTACTGAAATTTACTAAACTAGTAAGCTTTAATGAGTAACGCTGCACCATGTTTCACTTACATATATGGGAATACACGAATGCCAGACTTTcttttgtgaaaaacaaaaatgcTAGACTTGCAGGAGGAGGGTAAACAAAAATCCACAGGCCTCCTCCTGTAAGTCTGCCATTGCTCTTGGAAGTAATATACACTCTTCATAACTAAGTGCTGATTAACGGGTGCATGGTGACCTGACCCGTCTCTAATTAGCCTGGATCTTTCAGGTGCATGCATATAGTGGGATTGAGGGTAGCAAGGACTTTTTCTTTTCTTGGGGCTGGTATGATGTTTTGAAACGCCAGTTTATAAAACTGGATCAGTGAGGGAAATAGTCAACCATCTGCCTCACCATTCAGTTGTCCCGATCAACCTGTCGAACTACTCTACAGAATTAATTGGGCATCAATTTTTGGTCATTTTGTATTTATATTCTTTGAAAAGACCTAATAGGTTGTTACTTGCTTGCAATACCATTAGAATGAATTGATAGTCCAACTGGTGTTGTGCTTTCTGCGTGCACGTGATGCTATCGGTTGAGGTTCTCTGTTTGGCACTCCACGGTGTTTCTCTTCCCAATCTGGTAGCTGGCAAATTAAAGTCGCACTTATTTTTGCTATTGGGTAGCATGTGAAACGTGGAGCCCCCCCATGCTTCGATCGAGGAAATGGGCAGTTATGGCATGTTTAGGGGCAGTTATAGAAAAAAACGCCTCTGCTTTCCTTTCTTGATCCATGAGCCTGAAGTTGTGCATCTATTTTTTTTTGTGAATAAAGTTATGCTTCTATTTGTTTTGCATCTATTATTTGCAAAGCAACATGCATTTTTTTATGCAACACATGTGCACTAGAAATATGCAGACATATCATAAATTTACAAGATATAATTGTGTGACATTGTGGACTTCATTCCAGATTACAAGTTCTATTTTATATTAacatttctttttgaaaaatgttgCAGCAACTGATATCAAAATATGGCATGGAAAGAGTGGCAAAGAGTTGGGAACAGTTGACACTAATCAGTTAAAAAACAATATGGCTGACATATCCCCAAATGGCCGCTTCATTGCTGCTGCAGCTTTCACAGCTGATGTTAAGGTTGGTAGTGTTCATTGTAATAAAACTCACTATTTTGCTCATCGACTGTTTTCCTGTTATGATAATATCCACATGTTCTTTAGGTGTGGGAGATTGTTTATTCGAAGGATAGTTCAGTGAAGGAGGTTAACAGGGTTATGCAACTCAAGGGTCACAAGGTCAAATTCGTCCCTGCTTACATTTTTTTTACGCAAGTTTCAATCTATTCCTGTGAGTGGAGTCTGACAAGTTTTGAATTCAGAGTGCTGTTACTAGTTTGTGTTTCACTCCGGATTCTGAGAAGATTATTACTGCATCAAAAGATGGTACCATTCGAGTATGGAATATCAATGGTATGTGCTATATTTACCAACCGTTGTGCTTGTTGCtttttactccctctgttcctaaatataagtctttttagaggttctactaaaaaactacatacggatgtatttagacatactttagaatatagattcactcattttgctccgtatgtagtcttctaatgaaatctctaaaaagacttatatttaggaacggagggagtaatatgttAACCCTGTTTACTGGAAGTTGACATAAAGTCATTCAGCTTCTtttccctccgtaaagaaatataagagcgtttggaTCACTACATTTTAAAGGAGTATTTTTATATATATCCCATATGCCCttctgctcccgagctcatttgagctcggtgaACAGTAAatcgaaaaacgttcaaaaaattctgtttttttttgagaccaacATTGACAAAGTTTTAAGTGTAATTTTTTTTGGTATGAAATAACATTCCTACAAGTCGTggcaaaaaaaacaaaatcgaTACTCTGAAAATGCGCTTTTCAGAGcatcaattttgtttttttttgctaaACCTTGTAGGAATGTTATTTTATGCCCATTTTTTTCACGCACTTAAAACTTTtgtcaatgttggtcttaattttttttggattttttgaactttttttgaattttgttcgattttactgttcaccaaactcaaatgagctcgggagcagaaACTCTGCGTCCTATTTTCTCATTCTTTTTGGGATTGCTCGGTCTACATCAAGGATAATGCATGAAAACCTTTTTATTTTTTGCGTTTCTTCACCAAGGTAGATGAGCCCTTCTTTAAAGAAAACGTTAATCAATCAGTTTAGGCTATTGAGGTGTAGTGGACATGGCTAAAGTTGTCACATTTGCATGATTATATAGTCTCTTTTGAGGTCATGGTACTTGTCAACTGTTAGCCTGTTTTTTTCAGATGCTGCAGTGTACAACTCTTTCTCCGGAGTTAATGATTTCTGTTACTTCTGCAGTAAGGTATCACCTTGACGAGGATCCCAAAACCTTGAGAGTATTGCCAGTCCCTCTGCATGATTCGAAAGGCTCTACTTGCCTGTATGAACACATGGGCATCTCCCCAGATGGTATAGTTCTGGCTGTGACAAGTGGATCGACGTTGCAATGGCTATGTGCAGAAACTGGTGTGGTTTTGGATACAGCCGAGAAGGCTCATGAAGGTGTgtaattttttatattttccagggTGAATCCTCTTTAGGTTCTCCTGCTCTAAAAGAAAGATGTATGAGCTGACGTGTTTTCTGTATATACTCAGGTGCTATTTCTGGCATTGCTTGGGCTCCACGGACTATTCCAAATGGTAATGTTTTATCTACATTTCTTTGTGATATGCATCTCTGTTGTTTGCTAGATTTTGCACTAGGGTTTTTAGGAATCTGCTTAGGTTAGGTTAGTGGCGCGAATACAATGGCAAATGTGTACTGGGATCTGTTTAGTTTGTCAGCCCTTGGGTCAGCGCAATACTACCGATATATGATCTGATAGGTGATGCACTTCATGTGTCGTGCTCGCTCATCCATCATGTCACCATCTGTAAACTATTTGATGTGGTTTTCTGTTGTAGAGTTCCAGCCTGGATATGTGTTTACGTTGTCTAAATCACTTTGTTTGTTGATTATCTCAGGTGGTGCTCCTGCTTTTGTGTTAGCAAGTTGTGGGGACGACAAAAAGGTGAAACTGTGGTTAGCTCCTGAGGTCAGTTCGACATAAGCATCTCGATGGTGTCCTGCTCATCCTCTACAAGATAGGGAACAAAAAGAAACAAGGGCAGAGGTTATCGCggtttggttcccttgagagtagCCGTGAGCTCTTACTGGCGAGAGTTGTCAAACATAGCGAGAGTTACAGAAAAAGAGATAGCATTGTACTATAGTTTCTCTGTGAATCTGTTGTTTTCTGGAAGTAACTTAAAAGTTTTTCTGGGGATGGTTTCGAATCCGTgcgactatgtgctaatgctcaaGCCCCATAGTTTCTGCGGAATGCCTTCATGCTTTCGAAATGTTACATTTTGATGGACAGAATGACTAAATTATGGAGGAAACGAATGTTTTGGGAATGTCAAATAAGTCCTTCGCACCAACCTTTTaaccatactccctccgttccaaaataactat
This region includes:
- the LOC123395224 gene encoding transducin beta-like protein 2 — translated: MAAVQVAYALSVPLLSVLLGGAVALVFLAGYLRRKRADIAHVPPSAVAAAPDLPKQVRPAAQNKKGRPQHHHASAADKEAAKKHHRLDLNTLRGHTDCVTALDFSSDACNLATVCADGVVRVFRIDDASSKSFKILKINLPAGAHPTAIAYSEGSSSVVVAAQALLGSSLYMYADVGAPPTGGNKQQGKLSPPEIKWDHKKIHGKESVLNLAAARATHGTGDGSTIVISCSEATDIKIWHGKSGKELGTVDTNQLKNNMADISPNGRFIAAAAFTADVKVWEIVYSKDSSVKEVNRVMQLKGHKSAVTSLCFTPDSEKIITASKDGTIRVWNINVRYHLDEDPKTLRVLPVPLHDSKGSTCLYEHMGISPDGIVLAVTSGSTLQWLCAETGVVLDTAEKAHEGAISGIAWAPRTIPNGGAPAFVLASCGDDKKVKLWLAPEVSST